In Salvia miltiorrhiza cultivar Shanhuang (shh) chromosome 4, IMPLAD_Smil_shh, whole genome shotgun sequence, the DNA window CTATTATTATAGTATTAATGAAAATACGCATCATATTTAAGAAAGAGGTCTTTTATGCAACAGCGGCGGAGATTGCTTCGGAGCAATCCCGCCGAGCACAATGAATTGCTTACTATGGAATTGTCGGGGGCTTGGGAACCCTTCGACAATTCGTCAGTTGGCTTGGATGACCAAGCAAAAGCGCCCAGACGTGGTTTTTCTGATGGAGACAAAACTTGCTACTAATGAATGGTCGAATGTTTTGTTACAGATTGGTTTTGATAATTTGGCAGTTGTGGATTGTGATTTGTCGGATGGTGGTCGTCGGGGGGGTCTTGCTTTGATTTGGGCAGATGATATTATACTTACTGTTCACTCCTCCTCTTCTCATCATATCCATGCTTCTATTGAAGATCCTTGTCATCTTCAGTGGGACTTTTGTGGTGTTTATGGATGGTCTAATACGGACGACCATCACTTCACTTGGGAGCTTATGAGAAACCTTAAATGTCAGATAGCGGGGAGATGGTTATGCGGTGGAGACTTCAACGAAACTATGTACCATTTCGAGAAGATTGGAGGGCAGCCCAAGTCTGACTCTAGACTCGTCTCGTTCAGGGAGACAGTAGAGGATTGCGGCCTTAATGATCTTGGCTTTTCTGGTGACCCCTTCACCTGGACTAACAATCAAAATGGGGATTCTCGTATTATGGAGCATTTGGACAGGTGCTTTGGCAGTGAAGAATGGATGTTGGCCTTCCCGGGTTATGAAGTTACACATTTGGGGCGGAAATCAAGTGATCACTGCCCGATTTTTCTTGCTCTTGATAAATCGGATGAAGAGGCTCAGCAGAGACCACGGCCATTTCGTTTTGAGGCAATGTGGTTGATGTGGAAACAAAGATCTCGGGCGGACTGGATGGCAGAAGGGGATCGAAATACAGGTTTTTTCCACAGAGTGGCCGAGGGACGGAAAAAGAGAAACCATATTAAGGAGATCAGACGGGAGGATGGTAGGATGGTGAGAAAACATGATGAGATGGATGATGTCTTTAGGAACCACTTCCAGTCGCTCTTCAAGGCCAGTACGACTCATAACCCTGCGGATGTCCTCCGTTCCATTGAAACAGTTGTGACTGAGGACATGAACAAGATTCTCACTGTGCCCTACTCTCAAGACGAGATCGTGTATTCTCTTAAGCAAATGCATCCCTTTAAGGCTCCCGGGTCGGACGGTATGCCTACTATTTTCTATTCTGCTTGTTGGTCGTCTGCCAAGTATGATATTATTCCTCTGCTTTTGAGTATTCTTAATGATGGGGATTGCCCTAGGTCTTTAAATTCCACTTTCATTTATCTTATcccaaaaaaaagaaagtgtTATATTCCTACTGATTATAGACCGATTAGCTTGTGTAATGTTGTCTATAAGTTGATTTCTAAAGTCATCACTGATCGTCTGAAACTTGTTCTTCCTTCTATTATTCATGAGAGTCAATCAGCGTTTGTTCCTGGTCGTCATATTACGGATAATGCTCTCTTAGCTTTTGAGATTTTCCATATGATGAGAATTAATAAGGCTAAGAAGCATGGGATTTTCACTTTCAAACTTGATATGGCTAAAGCTTATGATAGAGTTGAGTGGGGTTTTTTGGAGTCTATGTTACTGCAGCTTGGTTTTCATGTTTCTGTGGTGGATCTTATTATGCGATGTGTGTCTTCTGTGTTTTTTCGGGTTCTTGTTAATGGTTTCCCTGGAGATATGTTTGTCCCGGGCAGGGGGCTTCGCCAAGGCGACCCTCTGTCgccttttctctttcttttttgtgcAGAAGCTCTCTCTGGTCTTCTACGAAAAGCTGAGTCTCAAAACTTGATCCATGGGGCTCGCCTCTGCCGCTCTGCCCCCAGGATTAGTCACTTACTATTTGCGGATGATTGCATTATTTTTGGGAGAGCAAACGTGAATGAAGTTGGGATTATTCGACATACTCTGGAATTGTATGAGGGAGTTTCTGGGCAGAAGGTGAATCTAGACAAGTCGTCAATTTCTTTCAGTGGTGGCGTTGTGGAGgaggtgaaaaatgagatgGCTGGTTTGCTTGGAGTTTCTCATCAAGACCAACAGGGTGTGTATCTTGGTATTCCTAGCACCATTGGTAGATCGAAAAATGAGATTTTCCAGATGCTCGTTGATCGCACAAGGAAAAAGTCTAAAGATTGGAAGAGGCGGTTTTTGTCGGGAGCAGGGAAAATGGTTCTAATCAAAGCTGTACTTCAGTTGATTCCGTCATATTTTAATGAGTTGCTTTGCTATTCCGACATAGATTTGTCAACAGCTGAATAGTATTGCGGCAAGATTCTTTTGGGGCCAAAAATAGGAGGAACGTCGGATCCACTGGAAAAGCTGGAAGAATCTGTGCAAGCCTAAATATGAGGGTGGTCTGGGGTTTTGGGATTTATGTCGGTTCAACCAAGCTTTATTGGCTAAGCAGGTTTGGCGTATTATCCAAAACGAGTCTTCTTTACTAACTCACTCTCTAAAAGCTAGATATTTCCCAAGAACGAATATCTTACTCGCAGGTAAAGCCCATAATCCTTCTTTTGCTTGGACTAGCTTACTTGTTGGAAGAGATCTGTTAGAAAATGGAATAGCTTGGAGATTGGGTGATGGTGCTCGGATTAGGGTGGGAAAGGATGTTTGgctgccggatggtagaggtTTTTATCGGACTGCCCAGGTTCCGTTGGGGAGAGAGGATACTCGGGTTCAGGAGATGCTAGATGCGAATGCTTATGAATGGGACATGCTGAAAGTCAATAATCTTTTGCAGGATAGGGATGCTTGGAAGATGACTGTCCAAATGAACATTGATACTGAAAGGAGAGATATGGTGTTTTGGCCTTATGATAAGAGCAACATATATACGATCAAGTCAGGGTACTTCTTGGAGGATGCTATTAATAAACAAAAGGAAgcctcttcatcttcttctcctgATAGGTCTCTATGGAAGTGGATTTGGGGATTGGATGTTATCCCAAAAGTGAAACTCTTCCTCTGGCGCTGCATTACTAGTGCCCTGCCAACTGCCGAGGGGTTGCGTCGTCGCTCGATTGATGTGGATCCTCTTTGTCGTAGGTGCGGGGAAGTTGCCGAGACAGATGAGCATGCTTTTAGAGACTGTAAATGGGTAGCTTTCCTCTGGGAAGTGTTGTCTTTTCGCCTTGTTACGACGACAACGACTAATCTCTCTTCTATTCCTCAATGGGTTAATGAGTTTAGAGAACATAATTCTAGAGAGGGCCATAATATCTTCGCTACAATTTTGTGGTCTATTTGGTACTCTAGAAACCAGCTTGTCTTCAATGGAAAGAATATTGAGCATGTTGATTGCTTAAGGATCACCTCACGCGCTGTTTGGACCAGTCCAGTGAGCTCGCAAACAACAAGGATGTTGCCTTCGGCGAGTGCGTGCAGCAGAGCTGGACAAGTGAAGCTCTGGTGTGATGCAGCAGTTAAGGAGCAGGAGGGGTTGGGGTTTGGAGTGATTATGCAGGATACAGAAGGTGGCCTGGTGGGAAGTAGATTTGGCTTCATCCCGGGAGTTTTCACGGCGATTGAAGCAGAAGCCATGGCAGTCCAGGAGGGTATCCGTTTTTGTGAAGAACGGTTGATACAAGATGCAATCTTGGTAATGGATTGTCAACCTTTGTATTGGAAGTTGTTGAAGAAAGTGCAAGATAATTCATACTTGGGCCAAACGTTGAGTGAGATCCACAGAAAGGCCGCTGCTCTCTACCATCTTGAGTTCGGTTGGACACCCAGAGAAGGAAACGACAATGTCGATAGATTAGCTAAGTTTGCTATTTTTCATCGTTCTGAACCCCAGTCTGATGAGGGTTGCCCTGTGTTATTAAACTCTTCCTCGGTTTAATTTAAATCTCTCATTTCCTTCTCAAAAAAAATGTAACATACTCTTTCCTTCCGCTGAAAATAgtcacatgttttaataaaaataattaaatttattattaatgaaGAAAAGATTtcacataaatataattatgtgATGCTGTCTAGCTTGAGTTTTTCCTTATCCATTTATCAAGTATTTTTACAGTTGGGATTATGATGGACTGCTATTAAAGCTGTGAAAAGAAGTTTGAATGATCCTTTCAATAATCTTGTCTGGTGGGATCCGTGCATTTCGAATTGGACAGGGGTTATATGCTATAACACAACACTTGGTGATGGTCAATTTCATGTTAGCCAAGTGTATGATCTCGTTCCCTTTGGAATTCTCTCGACTTATTGCTCTAGTTATGGGATGTAAAAGTAGTAGGTACAAAATTTGATATAGTGTCATGGCATGCTTCTTCCactattttaagatgagtagtgttatttggacaaaatttgtccggacaaaaaatgttaaaaacttttaaaaattaatttatttaaaaattttggttcaagtttaaaaaggatttagttaattttattattttcttcatATTGTTGttctttttgtaattttttaacattttttgttattttttttatagtttttatactttaaaaataataaaaattaaaaaggttactaaaaaattatgaaaaaaatacaaTGTGGAGAAAACAATAGAATTATTGAAATTTTTGTGGGACTCCCAAGTAagacattaattaataagtaaTGCATCTGCAAGACAATTCTCGACCCATTTTTAATTAGTGTCATACTTTTGTGAgtccaataatttaattttctgCCTATTTTAGTTTCGAGTTTATAAACTCCAAAGTCTTAAAATGGAATTGTCATGTGGATACATTACTTATTAATTGATGTCCTACTTTTGTAAGCCCGTAAATTTTGTCATAACTTTCAAATCCATCTAAGTTATTGTCCTTAAAAAACCTTCTAACTCTAGGATTTCAGATGAACACTTCAGTAATAAGTTTGGTCGGAAAATGAGCGAGTTAGCAAAAtattaagaaattaatagttaaatgattttaaagtaAGAATTGTCTAAAACTtcaatatattatactccctccgtcccacgaatcttgacacatttctattttgagtaATAAATTGGTAAATCCTAATAGcatgtataataaaataaataaataaatatttatagatGTACCAAAATAGCCTTTATCTTTATTATTGTGGAGAGAGAAACCTACAATAAATACGTTTGAATAGCTTTATTGTAAAGTTATGGCTGCAATATTTTTTATTCGAAGAGTGTGTTTGCAGCGTGTAGTTTCCCATGCAGCAACCTTTCACTCCATAATAATAGAGGTTTTCATGCAAATTATGCTGAAACAACTTTGAAACACTATGGAAATAAAATCTGGAAAATATATAAAGAAGTTTTATGTGGTTTTTGAAGGAAACGAAAATTGTGGAAGTtgtttaatttgtataattattgaaaattatggaaGTCGTTATGAGCTCTGGTCTCTAAGATCAGGAAACAGCTGCACCTTTTTATATTTTCCTGCTAATATTATATGCTTTTAGTTATATGTTATTTGGCACCTGCTAATAATATCCATGTTATAAATGTGAATACAATGACAGAATTTTAAGAGTGAGGATTTTTTGAAGAAAGCTTCCAGTAGACCTGTAGTCATGTATTTCTCTGTTGACATAtttaagtttattaaattttcggATATGTGTCACAAAggatttgattattttttgaaaagatTCAAAATTTCTAGGTTTGAAACGAGTCTCCAATTATGGCCAAAAACTTGATGTAACTGCCAGAGATCACAAACGCCCTTCTTTGTGccattttttgatttattttccagATGTTCCGTATggacttatatttttttagtttggaTTCTGAAGTTTAGTATAACATAATGTAAAAATGAAGAAATGAGATTTGGGATACTCTGtatcaaataatataaaaactGAGGATAATTTTTAGCCAAAAAGTGCCTTCATTAAGTAGACCATATTGTGGGAAAATTTGGCCTTAAATAGGCAATACAAAATGACTTTTAACAAAGTCATGAAATCACTAGCAAAAACAGAAAAGATGGAAAAACTTAAATCATAACTATAAAACTCAACCGAGTTAGATAGAAATAGACTTAAACCATAATAATACTAAGCATCGGTGGAACTAGAAACAGTGGTTACTACCACGGGCTTTGAACTGCCTTTTTCATCCCCAACATTATCTCCAACAATAGGCTTCTCCATCTCCACAAACACATCATACAATTTCAGTAGCGGTCCCTTCTCCAACAATAAATTTGTAACATATTGCTTGCTACCACAAGCCGATAACAAACGACTCAATAGCTCTTCAACCTCAAGCTTGATATCATTATTATCATCCCTTGCTTTTTGGTACATCAAAGCCAAACTTTTTGGAGAAGGGGGTACTTTCCATTCCACCATTCGCATCGCCTTAAACGGTTGTGGACTAGTTGGTAATTTAGGAGTTGTATTCATGTTATTTGGTGAAGAGACTCGTTTTTTGGGGGTGATATTCTTTTTTTCTGGTGTAGGTGTTTTTCTAAGTTTTTTTGTAGGAGTGTTTTTTTTGAGTGGGTAATTTCTTTTCTGACCAAACTCCATGGAAGATGAACTGTAAAAATTGGAGAATAAACGGAAGGGAgtggataaattttttgattcagtggacatatatattaattaaatatcgattgtatataaaaagaaaaaaccaagAACCCTTGAATGCACAGAAAAGCAagctaagggccgagcctcattaaaacctatataggaaaaagagtactcgtaaAAATagaccaaaacaagaaaagcaaaagagaGAGCGGAAAGCAGCTTcaggagctccggcctaaccatcgcccccaagCCGCCGTGCTCGAAAGGAACGAAGACAAAACGTAACAGGGACAGGCGAGAGTAGTAAAGATCCCGCCAAACCCCACAAACGGCAAACAACAGACAACCAAAGTCCGAACAAAGACACCTAAACTCGACGGGTATGACTGTGAGAAAACATATCCAATCTAACAGCATCCTTAATTTCCGCAATTTCCTGAGACCACCAACCTTCTTGGCGCGACAGATGAGCCATGATATCTGCAGCTGCATTCCCTTCCCGATAAATGTGCGAAACCTTGAACAAGAGCTCCTCAAGACGAATAAGAGTATTTGTCCAGTAATTCCGAAAACGCCAAGGGACATCGATGCTTTGTTTTTGGAGAAGCTCCACTACGTAAGTCGAATCAGCTTCAAGCCAAATCCGGCGCCAACAACGGTTATGCGCAATGGCAATCGCTGTAATGACAGCAAGGAGCTCAGCCTCAAAGGCAAACCCAGAACCACCTTTAATATGAAAGCATCCACACACAATAGCTCTATGATCTCTAAAGACTCCCCCAGCCGAGATAAGACCCGGTGCCGCAGAAGCGGATCCATCGGTGTTTATCTTGATCCAATCAATGTCCGGCGACCACCAATAAACCGATAAGTAATCCGGAGGTGGAGCGGGCCTAGATTTCACCCCGAGGCTGCGGAGTGTGAGATAATCGTTCCAAACATTATTCATGAAGCCAAGCCTCCGAGAGTTATCTATCTCTTTATAAACCGTCTTGACAACCTTCAGCACTTTTACCGCACAGAACGCCTGATCCTCAAAGATCTAGTTGTTCTTGCTTGTCCAGATCATCCAGACCAAAGTAATGATTCCAATCTTCCAAAGTTTCTGCAAGAGAGTGCTGAACGTGGAGTACCAAGCAAGGACCAAGAAAGAGATAATGTCCGGGCAGTTCAGGAGCTCTTCTTTCCCAAACCAAGAGAGGAGGCTTTGCCAAATTGGAGCCACCATCCGACATTGCCAAAAAAGATGGTCGATGGATTCATCCGCGTTCCAGCAGAGAGGACAGATGTTAGGCGTAATGAGACCTTGGCGCCGTAAGCAATCAACCGTAGGCAGTCTCCCGTGAATGAGACGCCAACAGACCAGAGATCTGCGCACTGGGATGGCCgaatcccaaagccaagaaCCCCAAGAGACTTGCGAGTAACGGTGAGATATGTTCGCAAATGCCAGGGACGAAGTAACGTTACCGCGAATAGAATGTTGCCATAAACGAGTATCTGAGTCGTTGTGCATCTGAAGATGAAGAATGTCACAAATGATATCCGGAAAGTTCAGCACAAAATTCTCCGTGAAGTGCCAAACACCCTCAAAGTAATAATCCGAAATCGAGTGAGTGAGCGAATCCAACAGAAAGCCCGGAATTCCCATTTCATCACAAAGCTTGTACCCAAGCCAGTTGTCCGTCCAGAAGTAAGTCGAT includes these proteins:
- the LOC131022930 gene encoding uncharacterized protein LOC131022930: MNCLLWNCRGLGNPSTIRQLAWMTKQKRPDVVFLMETKLATNEWSNVLLQIGFDNLAVVDCDLSDGGRRGGLALIWADDIILTVHSSSSHHIHASIEDPCHLQWDFCGVYGWSNTDDHHFTWELMRNLKCQIAGRWLCGGDFNETMYHFEKIGGQPKSDSRLVSFRETVEDCGLNDLGFSGDPFTWTNNQNGDSRIMEHLDRCFGSEEWMLAFPGYEVTHLGRKSSDHCPIFLALDKSDEEAQQRPRPFRFEAMWLMWKQRSRADWMAEGDRNTGFFHRVAEGRKKRNHIKEIRREDGRMVRKHDEMDDVFRNHFQSLFKASTTHNPADVLRSIETVVTEDMNKILTVPYSQDEIVYSLKQMHPFKAPGSDGMPTIFYSACWSSAKYDIIPLLLSILNDGDCPRSLNSTFIYLIPKKRKCYIPTDYRPISLCNVVYKLISKVITDRLKLVLPSIIHESQSAFVPGRHITDNALLAFEIFHMMRINKAKKHGIFTFKLDMAKAYDRVEWGFLESMLLQLGFHVSVVDLIMRCVSSVFFRVLVNGFPGDMFVPGRGLRQGDPLSPFLFLFCAEALSGLLRKAESQNLIHGARLCRSAPRISHLLFADDCIIFGRANVNEVGIIRHTLELYEGVSGQKVNLDKSSISFSGGVVEEVKNEMAGLLGVSHQDQQGVYLGIPSTIGRSKNEIFQMLVDRTRKKSKDWKRRFLSGAGKMVLIKAEERRIHWKSWKNLCKPKYEGGLGFWDLCRFNQALLAKQVWRIIQNESSLLTHSLKARYFPRTNILLAGKAHNPSFAWTSLLVGRDLLENGIAWRLGDGARIRVGKDVWLPDGRGFYRTAQVPLGREDTRVQEMLDANAYEWDMLKVNNLLQDRDAWKMTVQMNIDTERRDMVFWPYDKSNIYTIKSGYFLEDAINKQKEASSSSSPDRSLWKWIWGLDVIPKVKLFLWRCITSALPTAEGLRRRSIDVDPLCRRCGEVAETDEHAFRDCKWVAFLWEVLSFRLVTTTTTNLSSIPQWVNEFREHNSREGHNIFATILWSIWYSRNQLVFNGKNIEHVDCLRITSRAVWTSPVSSQTTRMLPSASACSRAGQVKLWCDAAVKEQEGLGFGVIMQDTEGGLVGSRFGFIPGVFTAIEAEAMAVQEGIRFCEERLIQDAILVMDCQPLYWKLLKKVQDNSYLGQTLSEIHRKAAALYHLEFGWTPREGNDNVDRLAKFAIFHRSEPQSDEGCPVLLNSSSV